From the Chelonoidis abingdonii isolate Lonesome George chromosome 4, CheloAbing_2.0, whole genome shotgun sequence genome, the window ttgtttaaatacaaTTACCTTTTGGGCAATAGCGATAGTCActgattaatttctttttttggtaCTTAATTTACAACTTCATTGTTCCTGCTTGTAAGCCATTCTCCTCATGCTGCTCCTTAAAGGGGCCAAGCAGGGACTGCAGAGACCGCATTCTGCAGACAACTAGAAGGATAGATTCTGAAGAATGGGGTCTAGGGCTCAGTCAAACATGGGGCACAGGGAGGAGGCCTGAACAGAAATCAGTAGGTATTCCAGGGAAGCCTGGCCCTAATTATTGTGCTCTGAAACCTGAGGTATTTAAAAGAGCCCAGTCCTACTCATGAGAGGAGTCTCTGCTGCAAGTTGTGGGGTGTAAacagccagccagagagcaggactCCAGGTAATACAGCAAGACTTTTGCAGAGCATGTTTAGGGTAGCCTCTGGATTCTGAGAGCTGAGTCAGTATCAGCTGCAGATGTGGCCCCACATTAAAAGCGCTGTAAGCAGATGCCCATTCAAACACGTTGCCATTCAAACTTGTGCATGATCAGCAGTGCACTTCAAATGGGCTTTGTAAATCAAATAATTTACTTTACCATAAGAGCAACCACATCCTTCCCTTTGCTAGCACCTTctatccaagaatctcaaagtgctttagcaAGCTTTAATGAATTGAGCTTCAAAATCCCTGTGATGGGggtattttacaaatggggaaactaaggTACAGAGAGGAAGTTATTTGCTCAGTGTCACACAGTAATTTCATAACAAAGCTGGAAACAGAGGCAGGTCCCAGCCATATCCTTTGACCACATGAGCATCCTTCCTCCCCTTCATAGACCCTCCTCttgtccccaccaccaccaccttacCACTAATGATCACAACTATTCTGCTGGAGTCCCCTATTCCCTCCACAACTGGATGGGGCTCCATGTGGTCACCTGAACCATCTGCCCCACCTGGGAGGTTACTGGCCCAGTCCAAGCCAAAGGCCCAAGAGTGGTCTCCAGATCTCAGCtgtctgtattcagtttgtgCCGTTTGACTTCACCATCCTCCGAGTGGTAACAGTTTTCAGAGGTTGcatcccattctctctctctcctggactCATCTGGAAAGCTCTGACCCACAGCCAGCACCTGTCTGATGGTCATGTTAATGCGGGAAGTCTGTAAATACTTGGTACAGATCTGCCAGTCCTCTTCAGAGCAGTGCTCAATGACTGAGCGGTCAGGAAAGTCTGAGGGGAATGCCTGCTCCAGGCATGAGGGCAAAGCTGTCCCCTCAGTGTTGGGGAGGACTCGTGGGACAGCATGGTACAGCAGGCGGCTGAAGCCAGACATTACCATGATGTCCCCACTGTGCATGAACATGGCTGTTGGGGCTTCATCAAGCTTTAGGCCCCCCAACAAAAATATAGAGGATTGTCCAAAGCTGGGAAGCACGAAAGGTTGTGGGTGggagtgagaggagagagagaaaacacacacagaaggGAAAGCTCAGTTAGTGAAATAATAATTATGTGCAGAAACAGGAGGATTTTAATCAGCTAAATTCCTCTTTATAGGCCAGAAGGACCCTCTGTTACCACTTTAAGTTTAGTGCACATAAAACAGACTAACTATGCATTGGTTTAAGGTGGGCAGGAGCTCTGCTGATGGATTTCATTCCTGCCCTTTAGCACTTCCCTGCCATTCAGCTATTCCAGTCTTGGGGCTCCAACTCTGCTGatgtgcccctcaatcctgaggCGCAGCATCCACTGTAATTCAAATCCTATGCCCTCTTCATGCACAACTCTGCTTatgcacctcactcctgatctACAGCATCCCTGCTCTTCAAGTCTCCAGACGTGAAAGGTTACAAACAGACAATTTACCACTAAGTTTCATGGGTCTCCTGTAACCTTACATTTGTTTACAAAAACATGCATTCAATAGAAGATAaatggatgtgccgcccctccaCAGTACACAGGCCCTTCCCCCGGCTCACCTGAATGATAAGAGAGGCTGAGAATGGTCCAGCTCAGACTCATCCACGTGAATTCCCAGCGAAGAATTGAAGTGATAGTAGTTCAGGATCCCTGCTTCAGCTTGGAAGCCCGGGAACCCACAAGCAGCAGCCACTTGCTCTGACAAAAAAGCAAGGTCTGAGGGGAAAGGAGTGTAGTGATCTGCTGAGTACTTCTGGAGAAGGGAGGGCATAGAGAAAAGAAATGCTCAGGAAAAACAGAACCCAAGAgcaataaaatcaattttaaaaaacatttagtgAGAACTGAGGGGCTTGTTTTATAGTTTATTGCATGCTAATATCAAGTTGACAGCTGGAGAATGACATCTTATATTACCCCCGAATGATCACACATGGGCAGCAGCAAGGCAAATGTCCCTCACACCCTGCTCTGGATGAACACCCTTGGAGGGAACAAAATAAATTTAGGCTCAGTGGCCCATTCAATTCTGGGTCTGTGCTGAGACTGCCACTAGACATGCATGCTAAATAGTGCTACGTGATATGGTGGTTTGGGTGGTAGACCTGAGGCCATTTTACATGGGCTACTGAGCAGCTGTCATTACTTAGTCATTACTTAAAGCTGACAAAACGAGAAGTGAAAGGCTCTGTGTATCCCATCACCAAAGCCCAGAGCCAACTAGCTTTGCCTCCAAtttgaacaacaaaaaaaaaaaaataaaaaaaatcaaacacagaaCTGCAACCCCACAACTTCCACTTTTCCATTCCCCACTGAATATCTCCAACTGGGGAGATCGGGAGGGATCAGCTGCATTTTCATTAAGGCTGTTCAGTAATAGGCTCACTCTGTACAGATAAGGCTGCAGGTAATTTGGCTAAGTGTGTCTGCAGCGCGCTGATATGCAGTGCTCTTGCTCTGCTCTGCATTCCTCTCCCAGCCTCACTCAGATCGAGAGTCTGATTAGAAAGGCCATTTTTGTCTCCGAGATCTTCAACAGCCACATGATTCCTGCTGGCTGGCGAGGCTTTGCTATTGCTTCAGGCTTGAAGTTTACAGCCACTCCAGCAACAATCTCCTCTACCCTTTACCaagaggtaatttttttttttttttttttttttttacagacagtctacactacaagcactaCATCGGCACAGCGTGAAGATGCTCTACGTCaacaggaaagagctctcccattgggataattactccacctctgtgagaggcagaagctacatccgcgggagagcgtctcccacacCGACATAGCGCTGGTATGGACACTGCTGAGGTCACTGTAACTTGCGTCGCTctgggggtggctttttcacacccctaagcaacgTAAATTATATTgacttaagctgtagtgtagacctgccctcagaaaTAGCTCACCTTCACATACCCAAGATCAGAAGATATGCCCCACCCTTATGTCCAATTACCAAGTTACAATGTTTCAAAGGCCACCTCCTTTCAGTGAGGAAGAGATACTCTGAATAGAGGCTCAGGTCTGCAGGCCAGATGTGCTTCACTGCACTATCTCCCAAAGGAAATGACACATGGCAACACACATCTGCCATTAAACCCCCAACACCCAAGCATAGGATTTAAACTCCCATGAAATCAAGCTTTGGCTCAAGGCCCTTCTTGAGACAGAGCCTCGTGGGGCCATACaaatttccctgccattgcattCTGGGatgtccttctctcctccctttctgACAGAACTGCACCCTCCATTAGAAACATGcaggaaaaaagagagacaaaggagTGATTCTCCTCAAATACCTTGGTATCCCAATTATAATGGTAACCTAAGGTCACCCAGCGCAGCTTCTCCAGTAAACTTCTGGGCTTCTGTTTGCTGGAACCTTTGCTCCTAAAAGACAAAATTTAAACAGATAATAGAATGGACATTTATTTCTTTCCTTGACATTCTCTGACATTGCTGCATGTAGAAATGGGAGACATTCACCCGTACAACAGCACATTAAACATCTCACAGTGGATCTTTCACTTACAGTGCCCAAATCTTTTCCTGGGCGCAGCTCCTCTGGAAGTTCAGTTTATGACATTTGCATAAAATCTAGGGGCTGGAACAAACGGCCATCACTTCACTTTCAATATAGGAGTTGCTGGAGTTATCATGGGAGCAACAAAGGTGATCAGTGGACTGAAGGAGTAGCTTTAAAAGGTATGGAAAAAAACTAAATTTGTAGAGCTTGGCTAAACAGCTAATGTGGGGAGGGAACATCTCAGCCTATGAACATCTGAAgggtgtaaataaaaaaaaaggaggaagaattATGTAGGGCAACATATGGGGTATAACTAGAAAaaagggatgaaattaagaaagggaatattTGGGCTGAACTAGAGGACAGTGAGTTAGATGGGTCAGGCTGTGTAACAGTCACCAAAGAGAAGGGATAAATTCTCTGTTGCTTGGTGCATTTACAAAAAGTGTTGATGACAGACTGATTAGAAGACGTCATGGAAGGAGTAATGCTGCACTGGCTGTGGGATATATGATGGATGAACTAACAAATCTGCTCCATCTTGTAATATTTATTATTCTAGAATACTGCTGACAACCATCCAGACTGGCATGCAGGACAAAAAGAGTTCCCCAAAGTATTTTTAAGGAAGACAGTCACATGACAACATGTTAGCGGCAAATATGGAGCGGGCTGCATGCAGATGAAACACCTCCCAATCATTTATCCCGGCATCTGCAGCTcctctttctttattttattactgtttgcTCTGCTGTGAAAGAGGATCTGTATCTGAGCATTTTGATAAATAATAGTGCCAGGGAGATTGGCTTTCAGCTACAAGGCTTGTTAACCCAATTATACACCTTCTCTCTCAGCAAACAAGAAGCATACTGTTTCTGCTGCCGCTGCCAAGTCTGACCCAAACTTCAAAGTTTGGCTGTTGCCTTTCCACTTTTTTTTGCCCTCTAAATGACAGGTCTGTAGATAGTAGCACAGCTTCTAGCCTACACCATGGACAGGCCTTTAAAGGCCaacttccacagctcccattccaGTTTCCTTCTTCAAGGTACAATACAGGGAACTGCAGTTACTGTAACATAGCAATACAGTAACTTTCAAATATCTGTTGGATTGAGTAACCCGTGGTGCTCAGAGGCACATGGCACTGCATTTAAAGGATGGAGAACCTATGATTCCCACACACGTCAAGGAAAACTTAACGtgtgcaattaaaaaataattctactaGTACCTCCATTTTCAATGTTTCTCTTCACCTGTTTTCTATTACAATGCTAGAGGTGTTTCTGTGACACCAGGATCTCCACTTCTTACATGTTCAGCAGCTTATTTGCCCTGAGGCAAATAAGCTGCTGAACATGTGTAATTTCACAAGTGGTTGCTGTGAAGGAAGGTGGTGTTTCATACTCTTGGAAATGATAAATTCCTAGGACTGGAATAGCCAGGGGTGCTGCAAGTATTGATAGGTATCAGtagagcagagctgtgtgtgtggaagggaaaCAAAATTGAAATAGCAGGAAGCCTACAGGTTAAAACTGAAATGCATCAGCAGAACTATGCAGGGTGCCAAGTTAATTAATAGCAGGGGGAACTGCAGAGCATGCATGAGATGCATCAAAGCAGAgctctgggagtgggaggagctcaggactggaaaaggagagggctgtgggtcaggaatGAGATGCATTGGTAAAGATGCAAGGAGGCATGAACAGAACCTGCTTGGAACAAACAGGGCTCTAATTCTTCTCTTTCAATAGCACTAAGTTCactcacattttaaaagcctCACTGTTGCATGTGCTAAAAGTCTTTTGATGGCTCTTCTGGGGAGGCAATGAAGTTTCAAGGTTTTTGGTTTATTTACTCTTATATAATGTATTATGCTCCAAAGCCCAAGTCTTTCTGCTGGTATCAGCTTCCTCCTCAATCCCCTGGTAGCAATTGCCACTATAACACCTTTTCTCCCTCAGCAAGATGGCAGAGGAATGCACTAAGCCCTTTGGAACTGCTAGCAGTTCCCAATATTTAGGAGGAAACCCAACTTCCCCTCTACCAGTGATGAGTGCTTGATAGGTGCCTTCAGGGAGTGGGAACTCCAAGATTCCTCTGGACCATGGAGCCCCAGCAACTCTCTCTGCACCCCAAAAAGCCCTTGCCTCAAGACGACAGATGAGCTGACTGggtcactcactctcccctagTGAAAGTGCCCACACATCAGTTTGCTTGCTCATTCTCTCAAGTGAGTGCTTACTAAAAGTGCTAAAGTTTCTCCCAGCCATCACACTTATGCAGCGCTGATTTCAGCTGAATCAGCACCAGCTGAAACTTAACCTCCACGTGATTGCTCTCTGTGCATGCAGAGGATGCTCCTAGAAAAGTCCTGCCGAGTCACAGTGGCACCCCAGTTCTCTCACCTGATGGGTTGGGGGGCACTACTGACCAGATTTTAACAAGCAACGTTCATACTAGGTTGAACACAGAAATGTAAAAGCCAAGACTTCAGAAACAAAAAGCCTGGAATATTTCACTTACCCTCAGATCAGCAACAGCGCGGGTAGCAGCAAGGCAAGTTTCCATTTACAGCACTCTGCAAATGTGCCTTAAGAGGGCTCATCTCTCAGGGCAAAATGGGAATTGCATTACAATAGAAAAGTTCTAGACTGCAGTGCCTTCCTCCTGCTGAACCCCAGAAGAGAGAAAGCAATTTCCCAAGGCAGTTTTGAAGGAGTGAGAGGAAAGCATTTTGCTTTCATAGTGGGGCTACAGTGGCTCTCCACCTTTTCAGTACAGCAGGGCATTTTTGCTCCCTTGATAAAATGTTAAGTGCATCttctggaagggagagggaatgggCAGATTTGTGGGCAAGGACGAACGCAAAAGGAAACTGGTTACAGGAAGTGTCTCATGGTTACAGAGCCTTTGGAATCAAAACAAGATTAGAAGATGAGACAAGACTGGCTGGCTCAAGCGGTTCTGGGAATGGGCTGTTGAGCCTGTCACCTACAAGACACCCATTGTCAGGTTGGAAGTGTGAGGCGGGCTGCCTGGCAGGCTGAGAGAGTTTGGAAAGAGGCTTTTCACCTCTAGAGCACTGGCTCCAATCTAAGGCTTAGAAAGACCTCACAATTCCTGCTGCCTGGGCTCACTATGGCACAGTCCCTGATCTCTAGGGTGAGAATGCAGAGAGCAAATGGTTATCCTACTTATGCTCTTGTCACCATCTAATGGATTCATAGCAACTGGAGGGTCCTGCTCCCTCGGCTGGAAGAAGGAGGCTTAGCAAAGGTGCACACCAAGCAGTGCAAATACCTAACTTGAATTTAAGATGCTTAAGTCCATAATACTGTGTGAAATCCTTCTTCCTGCACAATATTCTgccagttccttcccctgcaaaTATACTAGACtcagacttcaaggccagaagggacaatcatgatcatctaatccaggggtcggcaacctttcagaactggtgcGCCGagtattcactctgatttaacgattcgcgtgccagtaatacattttaacatttttagaaggtttctttctataagtctataatatataacaaaactattggtgtatgtaaagtaaataaggtttttaaaatgtttaagaagcttcatttaaaattaaattaaaatgcagagcccccccggaccggtgaccaggacctgggcagtgtgagtgccactgaaaatcagctcacgtgccgccttcggcacacatgccataggttgcctaccccggatctaatctgacctcctgcacattgaagGCCACAGAAActtccccacccactcctgtaatggaCTTCCATCCTCtggctgaagtcctcaaatcacaaTTTTAAGATTTCACGTTGCAtagaatccactatttactctagtttaaacctgcaaatgacccatgctgcaaaggaagacaAACCCCCGCCacagtctctgccaatctgacctgtggGAAAATTCCACTAGCTAGATGCCAAATCCTTCTGGTTTTATTTGATAATCTGAGGTTATTCTGACAGTCAGAACTCACCTCAggtgctcctggctctgcccccacagaTCAACAGTCTCCTCAGCAGCCATGTGCATGTCCAGATTGCACACATTGGGTTTTTGGGGGTACAGCTTGAGACACTGCTTCACCCAGTGCCGCTGGCAGCCCGGAAGAAAAGGGTTTGAGATGAAAATAAACCCTGGCCATGcagttgaaaagaaaaaagaaagaatatgGTTAGGTGTCTATCCATTTTTCTAAACCCTTAGCATTGGAAGGACACTGAGAAACTCCCTTATGTGCTCCAGCACTGACTCTACGCATGGGCAGGTGAAGTCTGTTACCAAAGTACCAGAGACAAACTAATCCTATACCCAATGGGTTTATTCTGCCCAAAGTAAAGGATTGTCGGCAATAAGGCTTCCGGGAGAAAGAGCTAGCAGTGGAGACAGTGATTACCTTTAATGTGAGGAAAAAGTGATGACAGGAGAAGAAACAGTGTTCCAGTCTAACCACTAACTACAGGTGGCTGGAGTGGGCAGGTAAATATTCCTCACATCCTCCTTTTCTCTGGGCTGATTAAGATTTAGTTCTTGGAATGTTCCCTCATAATTCATCCCTGAAAGCAGAGAAGGGGTCCCtgccaggtcagggttgaggcaaaCTTGTGGGTGCAAGGTGCATAAGAGACGCTTTCCCTTCCACTAGTCCATGTTATATCTGTCATGTGGATCTtgaatctctctctccaggaCTATCAATATGGTAAATTTCACCAACACCAACTCTtctaaatcacattaaaaaaaaaaaagagagggaaaaaaagcaaaataagttTCCAGGATTTGTTCAGCTGGATTCTTTTGAACTCTGAAGATATATAAGGTTAAACAGAGACAAAATCAGAAACAGATGAAGACAAGCAGCAAGGCTGAAAGTCTCAGTGGGATACAAACTTAAGCTGAAGCTTTATGAAAGAGGTAAACAGAAAAAACTTTCTGCCAGCAAATCTTATAGGCCTTTCAACAGTAAATTAACTATCTTAGAAAAGGTACTCTCAAGTTATTAGATACCATTGCTCATTCCACTCAATCCCCACACCCTCCAGATCATGGGGCTGCCTTCTGACAGCTTTGCTTACAAGACATTCCCTCACCAGAAGTATTACATTTACTCTGCTGGCATCCGTGTGGAACAGAATAATAATAAGACTGCTTTGCCCTTTGATAGATTTATACCTGGTGTTTTCAAAGCGCTCTACAAAATACATGAATTACACTGCACTAGCTGGGGATTATCCTAGGTCACACAGCAAAGCTTGGAATAGAACCCACATATCATGGGGGCTGGCCCTTTCAGGGGAGTCAGGACTAGTTTACCTGTGACAGGCACGGCTAGAGAATGAGCAGGACTTGTTGCCACCTGCAGAGGGCAGGGAACCTGAAGGGCCAGTCTGTATTTCATTCTGGTTTCATGGCTTGCCAGTGCCATTAGTTAGTGGTATTTCCACAGAGCCGTGAACCTACGCATGTATTTGGTACAGTTCGTGGAATCTGCCAACGCCTGTACCTTCTGAAATGGGAGCCTGATGCACATCTACATACACTGTGTCAAGTTGCAgcccctcttctggctcctccaaAACCTCttactgaggttctggctgcacttttccccacatcTCCTCACACCCCATCCATAGCTCTACAAAGTCACAAGACCTCCTCATCAACATCCTTATGGTGCTGGCTAAGATGGCCATCCATCAAACTAGGAGGAGGAAGCTtggtatggggagggagggagaagaatgcTCTGCGACTCTGAGGCCTATTTCCAGTCCCTTGTTAAATCGCACCTCTGAGCAGAAT encodes:
- the ALKBH1 gene encoding nucleic acid dioxygenase ALKBH1, whose protein sequence is MAKMTAAAALVREAREDAFRRLFRFYRQRDLRGGPDLRGVIDFSAAGDQVVSSDLSISSVSDQDAYRAGLRPVSQWKAYCLDGYPGFIFISNPFLPGCQRHWVKQCLKLYPQKPNVCNLDMHMAAEETVDLWGQSQEHLRSKGSSKQKPRSLLEKLRWVTLGYHYNWDTKKYSADHYTPFPSDLAFLSEQVAAACGFPGFQAEAGILNYYHFNSSLGIHVDESELDHSQPLLSFSFGQSSIFLLGGLKLDEAPTAMFMHSGDIMVMSGFSRLLYHAVPRVLPNTEGTALPSCLEQAFPSDFPDRSVIEHCSEEDWQICTKYLQTSRINMTIRQVLAVGQSFPDESRREREWDATSENCYHSEDGEVKRHKLNTDS